A region of Nostoc sp. 'Peltigera membranacea cyanobiont' N6 DNA encodes the following proteins:
- a CDS encoding cytochrome c biogenesis protein CcdA: protein MLDNLQTQIYQLEQFANSLVHNQLTHLSVVSVGIIFAAGLLTSLTPCMLSMLPITIGYIGGYEAKNRLQAAAQSTWFALGLATTLAGLGIIAGLLGKVYGQVGIGLPIIVSIIAILMGLNLLEALPLQFPSLGETNWISPDLPAGLRSYLLGLTFGLVASPCSTPVLASLLSWIASTQDLILGAILLLSYTAGYVAPLILAGTFTASIKKLLELRRWSGWINPVSGALLVGFGVFSLISRIPLGNF from the coding sequence ATGCTTGATAACCTGCAAACCCAAATTTACCAACTAGAACAATTTGCCAACAGCCTCGTTCATAACCAACTGACACACCTTAGCGTGGTAAGCGTTGGGATCATCTTTGCAGCTGGCTTGCTCACCAGTCTTACACCCTGTATGCTTTCCATGCTGCCAATTACCATTGGTTATATTGGCGGTTATGAAGCTAAAAATCGCCTCCAAGCAGCTGCCCAATCAACTTGGTTTGCTTTAGGATTAGCAACTACATTAGCAGGGCTAGGAATTATAGCAGGTTTATTAGGAAAAGTCTATGGTCAAGTGGGAATTGGTTTGCCGATTATTGTCAGCATTATCGCCATTCTCATGGGGCTGAACTTACTAGAAGCATTACCTCTGCAATTTCCATCCTTGGGCGAAACCAATTGGATTTCGCCAGATTTACCAGCAGGATTGCGTTCTTATTTGCTGGGGCTGACTTTCGGCTTAGTCGCATCCCCTTGTAGCACGCCTGTTTTAGCTAGCTTGCTGAGTTGGATTGCCAGTACACAAGATTTAATTTTAGGCGCTATTTTGCTACTTTCTTACACAGCCGGTTATGTAGCACCCTTGATTTTGGCGGGGACTTTTACAGCTTCAATTAAAAAGTTACTAGAATTGCGTCGCTGGTCTGGTTGGATTAACCCAGTTAGCGGGGCGCTGTTGGTAGGATTCGGTGTATTTTCCTTAATTTCTCGGATTCCCCTCGGCAATTTTTAA
- a CDS encoding cytochrome c biogenesis protein, whose translation MTIDDSASKELKLWAVPGKFLRQELLPVLTNLRLAIALLLLIAIFSSTGTVIEQGQSPAFYQSNYPEHPALFGFLTWKVIQVVGLDHVYRTWWFLALLILFGTSLTACSFTRQLPALKAAQRWKYYEEPRQFQKLALSAELDNGSLNSLSEILQKRRYKIFPDPEKENLLYARKGIVGRIGPIIVHIGIVAILLGGIWGAMTGFLAQEMVASGDTFQVTNIVDAGPIAAQVSKDWSVRVNRFWIDYTPSGGIDQFYSDMSVLNKQGEEIDRKKIFVNEPLRYHGITFYQTDWGIAGVRVQFNNSPIFQLPMALLNTKGQGRIWGTWVPTKPDLSEGVSLLAKDLQGMVLIYDPTGKLVDTVRAGMSTEVNGVKLKILDVIGSTGLQIKADPGIPIVYTGFGLLMLGVVMSYFSHSQIWALQKGDRLYVGGKTNRAQVAFEQEVLEILDWLSSQPKVEEKEAAIEV comes from the coding sequence ATGACTATAGATGATTCAGCGTCCAAAGAATTAAAATTGTGGGCAGTACCTGGAAAGTTCTTACGGCAGGAGCTTTTGCCCGTACTGACTAACTTACGATTAGCGATCGCACTCCTGCTATTGATTGCAATCTTTAGCTCCACTGGTACTGTAATTGAGCAAGGCCAGTCACCTGCATTTTACCAAAGCAATTACCCAGAACATCCCGCTTTATTTGGTTTCCTAACTTGGAAGGTAATTCAGGTAGTTGGGTTAGACCATGTATATCGTACCTGGTGGTTTCTGGCATTACTCATCTTATTTGGCACGAGTTTAACTGCTTGTTCATTTACCCGTCAGTTACCAGCCTTAAAAGCTGCCCAGCGCTGGAAATATTACGAAGAACCACGACAATTTCAAAAATTAGCTTTAAGTGCCGAACTAGATAATGGTTCCCTAAATTCTCTCAGCGAAATATTACAGAAACGCCGCTATAAAATTTTTCCAGATCCAGAAAAAGAAAATCTTCTCTACGCCCGCAAGGGAATAGTCGGACGCATCGGCCCAATTATCGTTCATATTGGCATCGTAGCTATTCTGCTAGGGGGAATTTGGGGGGCGATGACTGGGTTTCTGGCCCAAGAAATGGTTGCTAGTGGCGATACATTTCAAGTGACAAATATTGTAGATGCTGGGCCAATAGCTGCCCAAGTCTCAAAAGATTGGTCTGTGCGAGTAAATCGTTTTTGGATTGACTACACTCCATCTGGCGGCATCGATCAATTTTATTCCGATATGTCTGTCTTAAATAAGCAGGGAGAGGAAATCGATCGCAAGAAGATTTTTGTCAACGAGCCTCTGCGCTATCATGGCATAACTTTCTACCAAACTGATTGGGGAATCGCAGGTGTTCGCGTCCAATTTAACAACAGCCCGATTTTTCAGCTACCGATGGCGCTATTGAACACCAAGGGACAAGGGCGGATTTGGGGAACATGGGTTCCGACTAAACCAGATTTGAGTGAGGGTGTCTCTTTATTAGCTAAAGACTTGCAAGGGATGGTATTAATTTACGATCCTACTGGCAAACTCGTTGATACTGTCCGCGCCGGAATGTCAACCGAAGTCAATGGTGTGAAGCTGAAAATTTTGGATGTCATTGGTAGCACTGGCTTACAAATTAAAGCCGATCCAGGCATACCAATTGTTTACACAGGGTTTGGCTTACTCATGCTGGGTGTGGTGATGAGTTACTTTTCTCATTCGCAAATATGGGCATTGCAAAAAGGCGATCGCTTGTATGTGGGTGGCAAAACTAATCGCGCCCAAGTTGCTTTTGAACAAGAGGTTTTAGAGATTTTAGATTGGCTGAGTTCACAACCAAAAGTTGAGGAGAAAGAGGCGGCGATTGAAGTTTAA
- the pstS gene encoding phosphate ABC transporter substrate-binding protein PstS, translating to MELKIYISAQLQSKRRVCLLPAIAILLSIASCTAGNKSIKHVSLVGAGASFPAPLYERWLADYNQQNPNVQINYQAIGSSAGVQQLIEGTVDFAASDVGITNEQAAKIKKGVIALPMTAGSIVLAYNLAPTRQSPQANLPNGLKLSRQVYVDIFLGKITNWNNPRIAVANPGVNLPNLPIQVVHRTDGSGTTSVLTQHLSTISLEWKSQVAAGKAVAWPVGIGGKGNEGVTALIQQIPGAIGYVEYVYAKQNKLPMAALENKFGNYITPTPESVAQTLESVKLPADNLIAFINDPTGSQAYPIVTYSWLLTYQQYPNRVKGQTLKKFIDWALIEGQKSSLELGYIPLSKKVVLQVQSAANKIAE from the coding sequence TTGGAACTAAAGATTTATATATCTGCTCAACTTCAATCTAAACGACGGGTTTGCCTTCTACCTGCGATCGCGATCTTGTTGAGTATTGCTTCTTGCACTGCTGGTAATAAAAGCATCAAGCATGTTTCCCTGGTTGGTGCTGGAGCAAGTTTTCCTGCACCTTTGTACGAACGCTGGCTTGCAGATTACAACCAGCAAAATCCTAATGTGCAAATTAACTATCAAGCTATAGGAAGCAGCGCTGGAGTGCAACAACTCATTGAAGGGACTGTGGACTTTGCAGCTAGTGATGTGGGAATTACAAATGAACAAGCAGCTAAGATAAAAAAGGGAGTAATTGCTTTACCTATGACTGCTGGTTCCATAGTACTGGCTTACAACCTCGCGCCCACTCGCCAGTCACCTCAAGCCAATCTACCAAATGGTTTAAAGCTATCACGCCAAGTTTACGTAGATATCTTTCTCGGAAAAATTACGAATTGGAATAATCCAAGAATAGCTGTAGCTAATCCAGGGGTAAATTTGCCCAATCTACCGATTCAGGTTGTACACCGTACTGATGGTAGTGGGACTACAAGTGTATTGACGCAACATCTTAGTACTATCAGTCTAGAATGGAAAAGCCAGGTTGCAGCCGGTAAAGCTGTAGCATGGCCAGTGGGAATTGGTGGAAAGGGTAACGAAGGTGTTACCGCCTTAATTCAACAGATACCAGGAGCTATTGGCTATGTAGAATACGTTTACGCCAAACAAAATAAACTCCCTATGGCTGCTTTGGAAAATAAATTTGGTAATTATATTACGCCGACACCAGAATCTGTAGCTCAAACCTTGGAGTCAGTGAAATTACCCGCCGATAACTTGATTGCTTTTATCAACGATCCTACAGGTTCCCAGGCTTATCCCATCGTCACTTACAGCTGGCTTTTGACTTATCAGCAGTATCCAAACCGAGTCAAAGGTCAAACGCTAAAAAAATTTATTGATTGGGCTTTGATTGAGGGGCAAAAATCCAGTTTGGAACTCGGATATATTCCTTTGTCTAAAAAAGTTGTGCTTCAAGTGCAATCTGCTGCAAATAAAATTGCAGAATAA
- a CDS encoding DUF1636 family protein — MNHQHIIFVCTICGSSHQTKQDVAKSDGERLLEKLQTLYHDWVLQDEFSIQPVECMGVCEQVCAIAFVSPNKHTYLFGDLPADAERVEETATAILDCASQYHAKPDGLLAYAKRPELLRAGAIARIPPLPPGH; from the coding sequence ATGAATCATCAACACATTATATTTGTCTGCACAATCTGTGGAAGTAGCCATCAGACAAAACAGGATGTTGCGAAAAGCGACGGTGAACGGCTGCTAGAGAAATTACAAACCCTATATCATGACTGGGTATTGCAAGATGAGTTCTCGATTCAACCCGTTGAATGTATGGGTGTTTGCGAGCAGGTTTGTGCAATTGCTTTCGTCTCTCCTAACAAACACACCTACTTATTCGGCGATCTGCCTGCTGATGCTGAACGTGTAGAGGAGACAGCAACTGCCATACTTGACTGTGCTAGTCAATATCACGCCAAGCCAGATGGTTTGCTCGCCTACGCCAAGCGCCCGGAACTGCTCAGAGCCGGAGCGATCGCCCGGATTCCACCTCTGCCGCCGGGTCATTAG
- a CDS encoding B12-binding domain-containing radical SAM protein, with amino-acid sequence MTVNLKSLENPTYIAADSKTAPIAKRTSYVPSNHRRILCIFPKYSRSFGTFHHAYPLMGKVRAFMPPQGILIVAAYLPQEWEVRFIDENVKSATRGDYQWADVVIVSGMHIQKPQINQINELAHRVGKITVVGGPSVSGCPEYYPEFDILNLGELGDGSDRLIEYLDQNLERPQAQIRFETKERLPLTEFPTPAYHLLNINDYFLANVQFSSGCPYHCEFCDIPELYGNSPRMKTPEQVVAELDAMRQSGNLGAVYFVDDNFVGDRRAAMKLLPHLIDWQKRNGYPIQFACEATLNLAQSPKLLEMMREAYFCTIFCGIETPEPNALHAISKDQNLSMPILKAIQVLNSYGMEVVSGIIIGLDTDTPQTADRIIEFIRASQIPMLTINLLHALPRTPLWRRLEAEGRLLFDENRESNVEFLMPYEQVIEMWRRCITTAYEPEFLYERFAYNMEHTYPNRIEIPNSPSRVSGANIRKGLTYLSNILLRVGIFSNYRQTFWKMAKPALKAGNIENLIHVGLVGHHLIKFAQDCAKNEESASFYSQKILTKVRS; translated from the coding sequence ATGACTGTAAATCTGAAGTCTTTAGAGAACCCAACTTATATAGCGGCCGATTCAAAAACCGCTCCGATCGCTAAGAGAACCAGCTACGTTCCCTCAAACCATCGACGCATTCTGTGTATTTTTCCCAAGTACAGCCGCTCCTTTGGGACTTTTCATCATGCTTACCCACTTATGGGTAAAGTTCGGGCTTTTATGCCACCCCAAGGTATTTTAATTGTGGCTGCCTACTTACCTCAAGAATGGGAAGTGCGGTTTATTGATGAGAATGTCAAATCAGCAACGAGGGGTGATTATCAATGGGCTGATGTGGTGATTGTCAGTGGAATGCATATCCAAAAACCACAGATTAATCAAATTAACGAACTCGCCCATCGAGTCGGCAAAATCACAGTTGTTGGTGGTCCTTCAGTATCTGGGTGTCCAGAATATTATCCTGAGTTTGACATTTTAAATTTGGGTGAATTGGGAGATGGAAGCGATCGCCTGATCGAGTATCTAGACCAAAATCTGGAACGTCCCCAAGCGCAAATCCGCTTTGAAACTAAGGAACGTTTGCCCCTAACGGAGTTTCCCACCCCAGCTTATCATTTGCTGAATATCAATGATTATTTTCTGGCAAATGTCCAGTTTTCCAGTGGTTGCCCTTATCACTGCGAGTTTTGTGATATTCCCGAACTCTATGGCAACAGTCCCAGGATGAAAACACCAGAGCAAGTAGTCGCCGAGTTAGACGCAATGCGACAATCTGGCAATTTGGGGGCAGTGTATTTTGTCGATGATAACTTTGTTGGCGATCGCCGCGCCGCGATGAAGTTACTACCTCATCTGATTGACTGGCAAAAACGCAATGGCTACCCCATCCAGTTTGCCTGTGAAGCAACGCTCAACCTAGCTCAAAGTCCCAAACTGCTAGAGATGATGCGCGAAGCTTATTTTTGCACAATCTTTTGCGGCATCGAAACACCTGAACCAAATGCTCTCCATGCCATTTCCAAAGACCAAAATCTGAGTATGCCCATCTTAAAAGCAATTCAGGTTTTGAATAGCTATGGTATGGAAGTAGTATCAGGAATCATCATCGGGTTAGATACAGATACACCACAAACAGCAGACCGAATTATCGAATTTATTCGAGCATCGCAAATTCCGATGTTGACAATTAACCTACTTCATGCACTACCGAGAACTCCTTTATGGCGGCGGTTAGAAGCAGAAGGACGACTTCTCTTTGATGAAAACCGCGAATCAAATGTTGAGTTTTTGATGCCCTACGAGCAAGTTATTGAGATGTGGCGGCGTTGTATCACAACTGCTTATGAGCCGGAATTTTTATATGAGCGGTTCGCCTACAACATGGAACACACCTATCCAAACCGCATCGAAATTCCTAACAGCCCATCTCGCGTTTCTGGAGCTAATATTCGCAAAGGTTTAACTTATTTAAGTAATATTTTGCTGCGGGTAGGCATATTTAGTAACTATCGTCAAACTTTCTGGAAAATGGCGAAGCCAGCACTAAAAGCAGGTAATATTGAAAACTTGATTCACGTTGGACTTGTGGGACATCATTTGATTAAATTTGCCCAAGATTGCGCCAAAAACGAAGAATCAGCTTCGTTTTATTCCCAAAAAATTCTCACCAAAGTCCGTAGCTAA
- a CDS encoding cyclic peptide export ABC transporter, whose translation MNLIYFLLRSSWGMVAIAIATGFLSGGSSAGLIALISHTASSSSASRFTSIAWGFVGLAIVALITSIISQVMLIRLSQNAVLQLRMRLSRQILASELSHLERLGNPRLLATLTEDIQAVANAVYQMPFIFINLAIVLGCIAYITWLSWLVLVMVCGISVVAIASCQWLLNRGGKLLALAREDEDHLFKHFRTITEGVKELKLNYRRREDFLAEKLQSTANEFRHHNVNGLTLFAITSSWGQLIFFFALGFVLFVLPNLLTINSETLSGYILTFTYLVLPMDNIISKLPLLSKASIALQKIESLGLSLASRTEISTVPPALKDDWHSLKFKSVTHTYYTVQEDNSFTFGPIDLTLSPQELVFIVGGNGSGKSTLAKLITGLYIPENGEIWFDNELISEQNREWYRQHFSVVFSDFYLFEELLGLKNGDLDIQAKKYLKQLQLDHKVKVENGQLSTTALSQGQRKRLALLTAYLEDRPIYLFDEWAADQDPVFKEIFYTQILPELRSRGKTVLVISHDDRYFHLANRIIKLDYGKIESDKT comes from the coding sequence ATGAATTTGATTTACTTTCTTTTGCGTTCTTCATGGGGAATGGTAGCGATCGCGATCGCTACCGGATTCCTGAGTGGCGGTAGTAGTGCTGGCTTAATTGCCTTAATTAGCCATACAGCAAGTAGCAGTTCCGCTTCCCGCTTCACATCCATCGCTTGGGGTTTTGTGGGGCTGGCGATCGTTGCACTGATTACCAGTATCATTTCTCAAGTGATGCTGATTCGTCTTTCTCAGAATGCCGTTTTGCAATTACGGATGCGTTTGAGTCGCCAGATTCTCGCTTCTGAATTGAGTCATCTGGAACGCTTAGGGAATCCTCGATTATTGGCAACTCTCACAGAAGACATTCAAGCGGTTGCTAATGCTGTTTATCAGATGCCTTTCATTTTTATTAATTTAGCGATCGTCCTGGGCTGCATAGCGTACATAACTTGGCTGTCTTGGTTAGTACTGGTAATGGTGTGTGGGATTTCAGTAGTGGCGATCGCTAGTTGTCAGTGGCTACTCAACAGAGGCGGGAAATTGCTGGCCCTAGCTCGTGAAGATGAGGATCATCTGTTTAAACATTTTCGCACTATTACCGAAGGAGTCAAGGAACTTAAACTAAATTACAGGCGACGTGAGGACTTTTTAGCAGAAAAACTGCAATCAACTGCTAACGAGTTTCGTCATCACAATGTTAACGGTCTGACCCTTTTTGCCATAACTTCAAGCTGGGGTCAACTCATATTCTTTTTTGCCCTCGGTTTTGTCCTATTCGTTTTGCCGAATCTGCTTACCATCAATTCTGAAACTCTTTCTGGTTACATTTTAACTTTCACTTATTTGGTGTTACCAATGGATAACATCATCAGCAAACTTCCCCTATTAAGCAAAGCCAGTATTGCCTTGCAAAAAATCGAGTCATTGGGTTTATCTCTAGCTAGTCGAACTGAAATATCAACTGTTCCGCCTGCTCTGAAAGATGATTGGCACAGCTTAAAATTTAAAAGTGTTACCCATACTTACTACACAGTTCAAGAAGACAATAGCTTTACCTTTGGCCCCATCGATTTGACACTCTCTCCTCAAGAATTAGTCTTTATTGTCGGAGGAAATGGTAGCGGTAAATCTACATTAGCTAAACTAATTACCGGACTCTATATCCCTGAAAATGGTGAGATTTGGTTTGATAATGAGTTAATTAGCGAACAGAACCGAGAATGGTATCGGCAGCATTTTTCTGTAGTATTTTCCGACTTTTATTTATTTGAAGAACTTTTGGGATTAAAAAATGGTGACTTGGATATTCAAGCCAAAAAATATTTAAAACAACTGCAACTAGACCATAAAGTGAAAGTTGAAAATGGGCAACTTTCCACCACAGCACTTTCTCAAGGACAACGGAAACGGCTAGCTTTGCTTACAGCCTATTTGGAAGATCGACCAATTTATCTATTTGATGAGTGGGCAGCCGATCAAGATCCAGTATTCAAAGAAATATTTTACACTCAGATACTACCCGAACTGCGATCGCGGGGCAAAACAGTACTAGTGATTAGCCACGACGACCGCTATTTTCATTTAGCCAACCGAATTATTAAACTTGACTATGGAAAAATCGAGTCAGACAAAACTTAA
- a CDS encoding TOBE domain-containing protein yields the protein MPKKEQGWVTFQTSEEERKILEEFCGQSQRTKTEILRELVRGLNQHSSPSNSLPTEEHLYTQNPEIEISTQKKSLKVSSRNILKGVIKRVVTGAVNSEVTLEIIHRVELTSIITRVSVEELDLSEGKEAYAVIKSNDIVIARE from the coding sequence ATGCCTAAAAAAGAACAAGGCTGGGTCACATTCCAAACCTCAGAAGAGGAACGAAAGATTTTAGAAGAGTTTTGCGGCCAGTCTCAGCGAACCAAGACCGAAATTCTGCGGGAATTGGTACGCGGTCTTAATCAACACTCTTCACCATCCAATTCCCTACCAACTGAGGAACATCTCTACACTCAAAACCCTGAGATAGAAATTAGTACTCAAAAGAAATCACTCAAAGTTAGCTCCCGCAATATTCTGAAGGGTGTTATTAAACGAGTTGTGACAGGAGCAGTTAATAGTGAGGTGACACTGGAGATTATTCACAGAGTTGAGTTAACTTCGATTATCACCAGAGTATCGGTAGAAGAGTTAGATTTGTCTGAGGGGAAAGAGGCTTATGCCGTTATTAAGTCCAACGATATAGTTATTGCCAGAGAATAG
- the modA gene encoding molybdate ABC transporter substrate-binding protein, which translates to MKRRQILGFLGVAVAGLFLAIGLPLVTPSPVIAQSNTTILVSAAASLKEALEEIKPLYQQSKSDVNINYNFGASGALQQQIEQGAPADIFISAGKKQVDALEQKGLLVPGSRTNLANNRLVLIVAQDVVGINSFYNLTDSKIKKIAIGEPRSVPAGQYGEQVLRKLKLYDRVKSKLVFANNVRQVLAAVESGNAEAGLVYATDAKISNKVKVVVAADDKFHSPIVYPMAVIKSSKNIPAAKEFIQFLSDSQAKDVLKKYGFIIR; encoded by the coding sequence ATGAAAAGAAGACAAATTCTTGGTTTCCTGGGTGTAGCAGTTGCTGGCTTGTTCTTGGCAATCGGTTTACCGTTAGTTACTCCTTCTCCTGTAATAGCACAGTCAAACACCACTATCCTCGTGTCCGCAGCCGCCAGCTTAAAAGAGGCACTGGAAGAAATTAAGCCTTTGTACCAACAAAGTAAATCAGATGTCAACATTAATTATAATTTTGGGGCTTCTGGTGCTTTGCAGCAACAGATTGAACAAGGTGCGCCAGCCGACATCTTTATTTCTGCCGGCAAAAAACAAGTGGATGCCTTAGAACAAAAAGGACTTTTGGTACCAGGTAGCCGGACTAACCTGGCAAATAACCGTTTAGTCTTGATTGTGGCTCAGGATGTTGTTGGCATTAATAGCTTCTACAATTTAACAGATAGTAAGATTAAAAAAATTGCGATCGGTGAACCCAGAAGTGTACCCGCCGGTCAATATGGGGAGCAAGTCTTAAGAAAATTGAAACTTTACGATCGGGTAAAGTCCAAATTGGTTTTTGCTAACAATGTGCGTCAAGTTTTAGCAGCAGTAGAAAGTGGTAACGCTGAAGCTGGTTTAGTTTACGCCACTGATGCCAAAATCTCCAATAAGGTAAAAGTTGTAGTCGCTGCTGACGATAAGTTTCACTCACCAATTGTCTATCCAATGGCAGTAATTAAAAGTAGTAAAAATATTCCCGCAGCCAAAGAGTTTATCCAGTTTTTATCTGACAGTCAAGCGAAGGATGTACTCAAAAAATATGGGTTTATTATACGTTGA
- a CDS encoding peroxiredoxin, translating to MISRRTFLNILFASCISVISWLNFTPVADALGGKLPTINQPAPEFTLPTNTGDGKISLSDLRGKWLVLYFYPKDFTSGCTIEARRFQQDLPQYIDKNTQIIGVSADDIDSHAKFCDSEGLKFPLLADTDGSVSKAYGSWLGFLSSRHSFIIDPQGILRETFVKVNPNIHSSEVLARLEKLQSTAS from the coding sequence ATGATTTCCCGCCGCACTTTTTTAAACATATTATTTGCCAGCTGTATTTCTGTCATCAGCTGGCTGAACTTTACCCCTGTTGCTGATGCTCTTGGTGGTAAACTTCCTACAATTAATCAACCCGCACCAGAGTTTACTTTGCCAACTAACACAGGTGATGGCAAAATTTCCCTCTCTGACTTGCGCGGTAAGTGGCTAGTCCTCTACTTTTACCCTAAAGACTTCACCTCTGGTTGCACCATAGAAGCTCGTCGTTTTCAGCAAGACTTACCTCAATACATTGATAAAAATACCCAAATTATTGGCGTAAGTGCTGATGACATAGATTCTCACGCCAAATTTTGTGATTCAGAGGGACTTAAATTCCCACTATTGGCTGACACCGATGGTTCAGTGAGCAAAGCTTATGGTTCGTGGCTCGGTTTCTTATCGAGCCGCCATAGTTTTATCATCGATCCTCAAGGCATCTTGCGCGAGACTTTTGTCAAAGTCAACCCAAACATTCACAGTTCAGAAGTGCTGGCACGATTAGAAAAGTTGCAATCCACGGCTTCTTAG
- the sipA gene encoding regulatory protein SipA, whose protein sequence is MSQEFAIGSKVRVVALPPYVKTAEPMPMLRPPDVIRIGEEGIVIDRRPGGYWSIRFTRGAFLLDSQYIESTDNPPKSDSK, encoded by the coding sequence ATGTCTCAAGAATTCGCAATTGGTAGTAAAGTGCGGGTTGTGGCACTACCGCCCTACGTCAAAACAGCTGAACCTATGCCCATGCTGCGCCCCCCTGATGTTATTCGCATTGGTGAAGAGGGGATAGTGATTGACCGCCGTCCCGGTGGATATTGGAGTATTCGGTTCACCAGGGGAGCCTTTCTGCTAGATAGCCAATACATCGAAAGCACAGATAACCCTCCCAAATCTGACTCTAAGTGA